ATCTTGGGATGGCGTGGGTCCAGTTGGTGCTGCTCGATGATCTGATCGCGCAGTTCGTCGGCATTGGTGACCATCGTGCGAAATTTATACATGGAAAATTCGCGCCCATTTTCCCCAATGCGCTGCTGACGGTAAATGACCGGGCCTGAACTATCCAGCTTAACGGCCAGGGCCGTCACAAGGAAGACGGGCACCCAGGCCACAGACGTGAGCACAACAATGATAATATCCAGCGCTCGTTTGACGAGCCGATCTGCACCGCGGAAGGATTCCGGACCACTGATACCCAGTAGCGGAATACCGTCGAGCGTTTCCACCTGCACCTGGCGCATATTCAACTGGAAAATATCCGGCACGAGGCGCACTTCAACGCCTGTCTGGCGGCAAATACGCGCAGTTTCCAGAATAAGATCGTAATGCTTCCAGCGCAGTGTCGAGATAACGATATCGACGCCATGAGTGCGGATAGCCGCACGCAGGTTACGCGTGTTGCCTAGCCCAGGTACGCGGCCAATATCGACGTCGCCTTTACGCGGGTTGTCGTCCAGATAGCCGACGACTTTATAGCCGAGTTCTGTCCGCGCCAGGATGGCCCGCAAGACCGCTTGCCCTGTGTCGCCCATGCCGACGATCAGCACACGTTGTACGCCAATGCCTTTATTGCGCAGATATGCCAGCACCCAACGCCGGACCAGACGCGCCAGCGAAAGCATTGCGACGCTGATAGCAGCCACATAGATGAGCATCAGGCGGCTGGTGACAAGCGGCTGGAAGACGAAGAAAACCGCCAGCAGGATCACTGTGCCGAAGGCGACACCATTACCGATGAGCGTCACTTCTTCCAGCCAGGTACGTTCTCTCACATTGCGGTAGAGGCCATTATTGCTGTAGTTGATATACAGTATCAGCGCTAAAAGGAGCGCATAGGGAAGATATGGCGTAAATTCGCGCCGGAATGGGTCCAATACCGGGCGGATGAGTTGGAGCTCGTAGCGCAGTAAATAGGCCAGGGCGAAGGAAATCACCACCAGAATCGCATCAATGAGGGGGAACAGCCATCGTGGCTCAATACGTTTGGATTCCGGCGTTGTGGTATTTGTACTCATAGGCAATATTCGACGTCTGGCTCAGGCCAGTGCCTTTTGGTAGCTCTCTATCGTTCGTTGGGCGGTGTTTTCCCAGGTGAACTGGGCGGCTTTGTTTAATCCGGCTGTACGCGCCTGTGCGCGCCACTTCTCATCGCTATAGGCCTTTAATAATGCTGCGGTCCAGGCATCCACTTCATGCGGTGGCAGTGTCAACCCGGCCCCTTCTGCGACTTCTGGCAATGACGACAC
The Phototrophicus methaneseepsis DNA segment above includes these coding regions:
- a CDS encoding sugar transferase, which produces MSTNTTTPESKRIEPRWLFPLIDAILVVISFALAYLLRYELQLIRPVLDPFRREFTPYLPYALLLALILYINYSNNGLYRNVRERTWLEEVTLIGNGVAFGTVILLAVFFVFQPLVTSRLMLIYVAAISVAMLSLARLVRRWVLAYLRNKGIGVQRVLIVGMGDTGQAVLRAILARTELGYKVVGYLDDNPRKGDVDIGRVPGLGNTRNLRAAIRTHGVDIVISTLRWKHYDLILETARICRQTGVEVRLVPDIFQLNMRQVQVETLDGIPLLGISGPESFRGADRLVKRALDIIIVVLTSVAWVPVFLVTALAVKLDSSGPVIYRQQRIGENGREFSMYKFRTMVTNADELRDQIIEQHQLDPRHPKIPDDPRITKVGKFLRRLSLDELPNLINVLRGEMSMVGPRPPMPDEVALYEPWHRQRLNIIPGITGLWQVSGRSEVPFDEMCLLDIYYIENWSLKMDIQILLRTIPRVLLRSGAY